One Streptococcus sp. zg-86 DNA window includes the following coding sequences:
- the addA gene encoding helicase-exonuclease AddAB subunit AddA: MSFERFLSPLEIEEVQREEVQSDKPQKRTPEQIEAIYTNGQNVLVSASAGSGKTFVMVERILDKLKRGIRIDQLFISTFTVKAAGELKERIERKLTQAILDSQDEEQKRHLSEQLTNLPHAAIGTMDAFTQQLVTTYGYLLGLAPTFRILQDQNEQDLLKQEVFADLFADYMTGKDQAVFQQLVRNFSGHRKDSKAFRDVVEQIHTFSQSTSNPRVWLEETFLKGHEELTSLESMPFSIFEGLLDSMERVANELQDVTDLPDYKKATKTGKPTATYSKHSAIITQLRELVEKHDSSRKMEQLPKLVAQLVTILPAGDDVTVAGEKYLVFKDLQERLTNLKHVKTVLDYQPHILPLLTLLREFVLDFSDQYLQRKIQENSYEFTDISHFAIQILADYPEIRQLYQSTYHEVMVDEYQDNNHIQERMLDLLSNGHNRFMVGDIKQSIYRFRQADPQIFQTKFELYQTDPRAGKLILLKENFRSQSEVLDATNAIFTRLMDREVGQITYDETHTLVAGSDNQKIPHPANQMAYLIYNTDVAEELEQEGISAGEVELVVKEIIRLHNEEQVAFSDIALLVSSRTRNDAILRSFEQHGIPLVSDGGEAHYLKSLEVMVMLDTLRTINNPLNDYPLLALLKSPMFRLTEDELTRIALQAESAYFYQKFQLALTDGGAHPELISLPFKQKLEHIQAYLSNWRSYAKTHSIYDLIWKIFNEKFYYDYVGALPNGEKRQANLYALGLRANQFEKTGFKGLARFITMIDKLIASNYDLADVEVTKPQDAVQLMTIHKSKGLEFPYVFLLNMDKNFSRQESKNPIILSRENGIGAQYLADMGDKFETPLPHVRVRINTLPYQFNKEELKRLSLSEQMRLLYVAMTRAEKKLYLVGKGSQEKLANKYDGKSRFGVLAQSTRETMTNFQDWILAIEEAFKGQDLHFTKTFVGAEDLTPEKIGQLKVTSSLPRDTVRDNRQSEEIVAALKQLEAVEELNQRYQAAIDLPSVRTPSQIKKLYEPVLADDGLAIMEKFVPKRTFRLPDFGRQQVTGAQIGSAVHELMQRLPLVNPMTVELVEETLAKIHATEAVKARIDVAKIRAFFETPLGQEIVTQKELVRREQPFAVLQTDASANEDYVLRGIIDGFIHYGDYIVLFDYKTDHYQQPSQLAERYRSQMQLYADALKQAYRVERVEKYLILLGGEKIEVVHLP, translated from the coding sequence ATGAGCTTTGAACGATTTTTAAGCCCCTTAGAGATTGAGGAAGTCCAAAGGGAAGAGGTGCAATCGGATAAGCCACAAAAACGGACACCTGAGCAAATTGAAGCCATTTATACCAACGGTCAAAATGTCTTAGTATCTGCCTCAGCTGGCTCAGGAAAGACCTTCGTCATGGTGGAGCGGATTTTGGATAAGCTGAAGCGGGGAATTCGGATTGACCAACTCTTTATCTCTACCTTTACAGTTAAGGCAGCAGGCGAGTTAAAAGAACGGATTGAACGGAAGTTGACACAGGCTATCCTAGATAGTCAGGATGAAGAACAAAAACGCCACCTGTCTGAACAGTTGACAAATCTTCCGCATGCCGCGATTGGGACCATGGATGCCTTTACCCAGCAGCTGGTGACAACCTATGGCTATCTCTTAGGACTTGCTCCGACGTTTCGTATCTTACAGGATCAAAATGAGCAAGATTTACTCAAGCAAGAAGTATTTGCAGACCTGTTTGCAGACTATATGACAGGAAAAGACCAGGCGGTCTTTCAGCAGTTGGTGCGGAATTTTTCAGGTCATCGCAAGGATAGCAAGGCCTTTCGAGATGTAGTTGAGCAGATTCACACCTTTAGTCAGTCAACCAGCAATCCCCGTGTTTGGTTAGAAGAAACCTTCTTAAAAGGTCATGAGGAATTGACGAGCCTTGAAAGCATGCCTTTTTCGATTTTTGAGGGCTTGTTAGACAGCATGGAGCGGGTAGCCAATGAGTTACAGGATGTGACGGATTTACCAGATTACAAAAAAGCGACCAAGACAGGAAAACCAACAGCGACTTACAGCAAACATTCCGCCATCATCACGCAACTAAGAGAGTTGGTGGAAAAGCACGATAGCAGTCGGAAAATGGAGCAACTACCAAAGTTAGTTGCGCAATTGGTAACCATCTTGCCTGCTGGTGACGACGTAACGGTGGCTGGTGAAAAATATCTAGTCTTTAAGGACTTGCAGGAACGCTTGACCAATCTAAAACATGTGAAGACGGTTCTTGACTACCAACCTCACATACTGCCATTATTGACGCTACTGAGAGAATTTGTCCTTGATTTTTCTGACCAATACCTTCAGCGAAAGATACAGGAAAATAGCTATGAATTTACGGATATTAGCCATTTTGCCATTCAAATTTTGGCAGATTATCCAGAGATTCGGCAACTCTATCAGTCAACCTATCACGAGGTTATGGTCGATGAGTATCAGGACAATAACCATATTCAAGAGCGGATGTTGGACTTGCTATCAAATGGTCATAACCGCTTTATGGTGGGCGATATCAAGCAGTCTATCTACCGCTTTCGTCAGGCAGACCCACAGATTTTCCAAACGAAGTTTGAACTGTATCAGACGGATCCAAGAGCTGGCAAATTGATTCTCCTTAAAGAAAATTTCCGTAGTCAGTCTGAGGTGTTAGATGCAACGAATGCGATTTTTACACGCTTAATGGACAGGGAAGTGGGGCAAATTACCTATGATGAAACCCATACCTTGGTTGCAGGAAGTGACAATCAAAAAATCCCTCATCCAGCAAATCAAATGGCATACCTCATTTACAACACAGATGTCGCTGAGGAATTGGAACAAGAGGGTATTAGTGCTGGTGAAGTGGAGCTAGTGGTTAAGGAAATTATTCGCCTGCATAATGAGGAACAGGTCGCTTTTTCTGATATTGCCTTACTAGTGTCTTCTCGGACACGAAATGATGCTATTTTACGTAGTTTTGAGCAACATGGGATTCCCTTGGTATCTGACGGAGGTGAGGCGCACTATCTCAAATCCTTGGAAGTGATGGTCATGTTGGATACCTTGCGGACAATTAACAATCCCCTCAATGACTATCCCTTACTTGCTCTTTTGAAATCTCCTATGTTTCGTTTAACAGAAGATGAGTTGACACGGATTGCCTTACAGGCGGAATCAGCGTATTTCTATCAGAAATTTCAACTAGCCTTGACAGATGGTGGAGCGCATCCTGAATTGATTTCCCTTCCTTTCAAGCAGAAGTTGGAACACATTCAAGCCTATCTATCTAACTGGAGAAGCTATGCGAAAACCCATTCCATTTATGATTTGATTTGGAAGATTTTTAACGAGAAGTTTTACTATGATTATGTCGGTGCCCTGCCAAATGGAGAAAAGCGCCAAGCCAATCTTTATGCGCTGGGATTACGAGCCAATCAATTTGAAAAAACAGGCTTTAAGGGGCTGGCTCGTTTTATCACGATGATTGACAAGCTCATTGCTAGTAATTATGATTTAGCAGATGTCGAAGTAACCAAGCCCCAAGATGCCGTTCAGCTGATGACCATTCATAAGAGCAAGGGTTTGGAATTTCCCTATGTCTTTCTATTGAACATGGATAAGAACTTTAGCCGTCAAGAAAGCAAGAATCCGATTATTCTGAGCAGGGAAAATGGAATTGGAGCTCAATACCTAGCAGATATGGGGGATAAGTTTGAGACACCGCTACCTCATGTGCGTGTCCGGATCAATACGCTCCCTTATCAATTCAATAAGGAAGAATTGAAACGCTTGAGCCTGTCTGAACAGATGCGCTTGCTCTATGTGGCAATGACACGGGCTGAGAAGAAACTGTACTTGGTCGGAAAAGGAAGTCAGGAAAAATTGGCGAACAAGTACGATGGAAAATCCCGTTTCGGTGTACTTGCCCAGTCTACACGAGAGACAATGACCAATTTTCAGGATTGGATTTTAGCTATTGAAGAGGCCTTTAAGGGACAGGATTTGCATTTTACAAAGACCTTTGTTGGAGCTGAAGACCTGACTCCAGAAAAAATCGGTCAATTAAAGGTAACCTCCTCTTTACCAAGGGATACGGTCAGAGATAACCGTCAGTCAGAAGAGATTGTCGCTGCACTAAAACAATTAGAAGCTGTTGAAGAACTCAATCAACGCTATCAAGCTGCGATTGACTTGCCCAGTGTGCGGACGCCGAGCCAGATTAAAAAACTCTACGAGCCAGTCTTAGCAGATGATGGACTCGCTATCATGGAAAAATTTGTTCCCAAGCGGACATTTCGCTTACCAGACTTTGGTCGTCAACAGGTAACAGGGGCACAGATTGGCTCTGCTGTCCATGAGTTGATGCAGCGCTTGCCACTGGTCAATCCTATGACAGTTGAACTTGTAGAAGAGACCCTTGCAAAGATTCATGCCACAGAAGCTGTTAAGGCAAGAATTGATGTAGCGAAGATTAGGGCATTCTTTGAGACTCCGCTAGGACAAGAAATAGTGACACAGAAGGAATTGGTTCGCCGAGAACAGCCATTTGCTGTTTTGCAAACCGATGCGTCTGCCAATGAAGACTATGTATTACGTGGAATCATAGACGGATTTATCCATTATGGAGATTATATCGTGCTGTTTGACTATAAAACGGACCATTATCAGCAACCCAGTCAGTTGGCAGAGCGGTATCGTAGCCAAATGCAACTCTATGCTGATGCTCTCAAGCAGGCTTACCGAGTAGAGAGGGTTGAAAAATACTTGATTCTACTGGGTGGGGAGAAGATTGAAGTAGTTCATTTACCATAA
- a CDS encoding YkgJ family cysteine cluster protein, which produces MKERQIDIEHYKQLAQQKQGEHRKFLATLKKKAPKDLDKIVQQVHQEVFEEIDCTACANCCKHLGPLFTEADITRIAKHFRMKLPVFEDLYLKVDEDGDKVFQAMPCPFLGEDNLCSIYDVRPKACREFPHTDRKKIYQINHLTIKNTLTCPAAYLFVEKLRERL; this is translated from the coding sequence ATGAAAGAAAGACAGATTGATATTGAGCATTACAAACAATTAGCCCAGCAAAAGCAGGGGGAGCACCGTAAATTTTTAGCTACTTTAAAGAAAAAAGCGCCCAAGGATTTAGATAAGATTGTGCAGCAGGTGCATCAAGAGGTTTTTGAGGAGATTGATTGTACAGCCTGTGCCAACTGTTGCAAGCATTTGGGTCCTCTTTTTACTGAGGCAGATATTACTCGCATTGCCAAGCATTTTCGGATGAAACTGCCTGTCTTTGAAGACCTCTATCTCAAGGTAGATGAGGACGGTGATAAGGTTTTTCAAGCCATGCCTTGTCCATTTTTAGGGGAGGATAATCTGTGCAGTATTTACGATGTTCGCCCCAAAGCCTGTCGTGAATTTCCCCACACGGACCGTAAGAAAATTTACCAAATCAACCATTTGACCATTAAAAATACCCTTACCTGCCCCGCAGCCTACCTCTTTGTAGAGAAGTTGAGAGAGCGATTGTGA
- a CDS encoding ribonuclease HI, with amino-acid sequence MAKYILYTDGSFHHENHKKTVSAYIVLDEDGNLVCKGRSFVNPQKIGMQSSTMAELRAVIIGLKAIRKLDNDHLISVNVLTDYQGLPVFHKYLRRYKKNRHVKEIFKQRLKQAVWRWYYSNLMHTMKCYESMQKELQVTVSWVKAHSGNAWNNEVDQLAKRSIGKR; translated from the coding sequence ATGGCAAAGTATATCTTATATACAGATGGTTCTTTTCACCATGAAAATCATAAAAAAACAGTTTCGGCTTATATTGTATTGGATGAGGATGGAAATCTAGTGTGTAAAGGTAGGAGTTTCGTAAATCCTCAAAAAATAGGTATGCAGTCTTCTACAATGGCTGAATTGAGAGCTGTTATTATCGGCCTGAAAGCTATTCGAAAGCTGGATAATGACCACCTTATCTCTGTGAATGTTCTAACAGACTATCAAGGATTGCCAGTGTTTCATAAATACTTGCGTAGATATAAGAAAAATAGGCATGTGAAAGAAATCTTCAAACAAAGGTTAAAACAAGCGGTGTGGCGCTGGTATTATTCAAATTTGATGCATACGATGAAATGCTATGAGTCTATGCAGAAAGAATTACAGGTGACTGTTTCTTGGGTTAAGGCACATAGTGGAAATGCTTGGAACAACGAGGTAGATCAGTTAGCAAAACGCTCGATTGGAAAACGTTAG
- a CDS encoding BglG family transcription antiterminator has product MPIFDFQRLDNILNLLIEKNKPIPIDELSSYCNVSDRTIRSDIHMINDYIVEQGATITLIRKEGYIIEYTDKEAFESFWKNQDSGTFLFTTSDSRLRYLIRIFLTSEDYISQDYLQSILFVSQNTLYNDFRSLKQSISPYHLKIVNKSNLGYILTGLEQDKRTAIINLILKENISEYIIGTSQIERDICMNIDYDVFSTVFQQFFSQFIQSSSDYFYRNLFTRLLLSISRIKYGHSIIEFHQHIQLNRDTQLIIREFIHHIEQLFSLKISSEEQQYIEFSVAENFPHLIDNQSTDENQFLAKNIVSLISQTLKELTNSDWYLDNQLQNNLLEHIKLFLNIQTISGQRSNPILKTIKNNFPYAFELAINCSQVIIKKYKVHFSEDEISYIALHLANAMERYAEKTQKLLSLAIICGSGKTFSSIIESKIKRKFPNTFTKIYKFSYMNFQNEQDPSSFDIVVSTVPIKQLHKNILFIDINDLETAMQQIEDKVLIISKSTQPTTLFAKERFLHLKTKSSKEEVLEQLHHILLEQHLVTTHFLSEIYEREKISSTIIGDTIAIPHPLGDSVITSNIFPVIAPKGITWDSKNIKFVFLFAIKPEDSENIQDIYDKILDFINSEKAQANLIKRPSFELLLDYFTT; this is encoded by the coding sequence ATGCCTATTTTTGACTTTCAAAGACTCGACAATATATTGAACTTATTAATAGAAAAAAATAAACCAATTCCTATTGATGAACTCAGCTCCTATTGTAATGTCTCTGATAGAACAATCCGCTCAGACATCCATATGATCAATGATTACATAGTTGAACAAGGCGCTACTATCACATTAATCCGAAAGGAGGGGTATATTATTGAATATACTGACAAAGAGGCATTTGAATCATTTTGGAAAAATCAAGATAGCGGTACTTTTCTCTTCACAACATCTGACTCTAGGCTACGGTACCTCATCCGTATCTTTTTAACCTCTGAAGATTATATTAGTCAAGATTATCTCCAATCCATACTATTCGTCAGTCAAAATACTTTATATAATGACTTTCGATCATTAAAACAGTCCATCAGTCCTTATCACCTAAAAATTGTTAATAAAAGTAATCTAGGATACATACTTACTGGATTAGAACAAGACAAGAGAACTGCCATTATTAACCTCATTTTGAAAGAAAATATCTCAGAATATATCATTGGTACCTCGCAGATTGAACGAGATATTTGCATGAATATAGACTATGATGTATTTTCTACTGTCTTTCAACAATTTTTTAGTCAATTCATCCAATCAAGTTCAGATTACTTTTATCGAAATTTATTTACAAGATTACTGTTATCCATTAGTCGTATAAAATACGGTCATAGCATTATTGAATTTCATCAACATATTCAGCTCAATAGGGACACACAACTCATTATTCGGGAGTTTATCCATCATATTGAACAGCTCTTTTCTTTGAAGATATCTTCTGAAGAACAACAATATATTGAATTTTCTGTTGCTGAAAATTTTCCCCATCTCATTGATAATCAATCTACTGATGAAAATCAATTCTTAGCCAAGAACATTGTTTCACTTATTTCTCAAACACTAAAAGAGCTCACTAACTCAGATTGGTATCTAGACAATCAACTACAGAATAACCTTCTTGAACACATCAAGTTATTCCTCAATATTCAAACCATCTCAGGACAGCGGTCTAATCCAATCCTGAAAACAATCAAGAATAATTTCCCCTATGCCTTTGAGTTAGCAATAAACTGTAGCCAGGTCATCATAAAGAAATACAAGGTTCATTTTTCAGAAGATGAAATTTCATATATTGCCCTCCATCTAGCTAATGCTATGGAACGGTATGCTGAGAAAACTCAGAAATTACTCTCACTCGCTATCATCTGCGGAAGTGGAAAAACATTTAGCTCCATTATTGAGTCCAAAATCAAACGTAAATTTCCTAATACTTTTACAAAAATATATAAGTTTTCTTATATGAATTTTCAAAATGAGCAAGATCCTTCTTCGTTTGATATAGTAGTATCAACTGTACCAATTAAACAATTACATAAAAATATATTATTTATTGATATTAATGATTTGGAAACTGCAATGCAACAAATAGAAGATAAGGTGCTAATTATTAGTAAATCTACGCAACCTACTACCCTATTTGCAAAAGAACGTTTTTTACATCTCAAAACGAAAAGTTCCAAAGAGGAAGTTCTAGAACAATTACATCACATTTTACTAGAACAACACTTGGTTACCACACACTTTCTGTCTGAGATTTATGAACGTGAAAAAATTTCTTCTACCATTATAGGAGATACAATTGCAATTCCTCATCCCCTTGGCGATAGTGTTATTACCAGTAATATCTTTCCCGTTATTGCACCGAAGGGCATTACATGGGATTCAAAAAATATAAAATTTGTATTTCTTTTTGCAATAAAACCAGAGGATTCAGAAAACATTCAAGATATTTATGACAAAATTCTTGATTTTATTAATTCTGAAAAGGCACAAGCAAACTTGATAAAGAGACCTTCTTTTGAGTTACTACTAGATTATTTCACTACGTAG
- a CDS encoding PTS sugar transporter subunit IIA, with product MEFNRDNIFINVNVKDKIELFNYIANSAKEEEIIDEASWLVEAFIERENEVSTGLQDSFAIPHAKSNFIKRPAIFFLKLQQPIAWETFDDQAVSNVFALLVPSQFEGTTHLEMISRIATSLLEEDFVNRVKNSSNIDELQKIISKVMEGEQ from the coding sequence ATGGAATTTAATCGAGACAATATTTTTATCAATGTAAATGTAAAAGACAAGATTGAATTATTTAACTATATTGCAAACTCCGCCAAAGAAGAAGAAATCATAGATGAAGCTTCATGGCTGGTAGAAGCATTTATAGAAAGAGAAAATGAAGTCTCAACAGGTTTGCAGGATTCTTTTGCGATTCCACATGCCAAGTCGAACTTTATAAAAAGGCCAGCTATTTTCTTTTTGAAATTACAGCAACCAATTGCATGGGAAACATTTGATGATCAAGCCGTTTCAAATGTTTTTGCTTTGCTAGTACCTAGTCAGTTTGAAGGAACAACGCACTTAGAAATGATTAGTAGGATTGCGACTTCTCTTCTTGAAGAAGACTTTGTAAATCGTGTCAAAAACTCATCTAATATTGATGAGCTTCAAAAAATTATCTCAAAAGTAATGGAAGGAGAACAATGA
- a CDS encoding PTS fructose transporter subunit IIB yields the protein MKIVGITSCPAGLAHTPMAAKALEKAGPKLGYEVRIEQQGSMGQVNQLTAQEIAAADFVLLATDQKIVGQERFEGKKQIRVNIATCIKAPEAVLTKCVDAIKKSK from the coding sequence ATGAAGATAGTAGGAATTACATCCTGTCCTGCAGGACTAGCGCACACTCCAATGGCAGCAAAGGCTCTTGAAAAAGCTGGACCTAAGCTAGGGTACGAAGTCAGAATTGAGCAACAAGGTTCAATGGGGCAAGTTAATCAATTGACAGCACAAGAAATTGCAGCCGCAGATTTTGTCTTACTTGCCACGGATCAAAAAATTGTAGGACAAGAACGTTTTGAAGGGAAAAAGCAAATCCGAGTTAATATTGCTACTTGTATAAAGGCTCCGGAAGCTGTCCTGACGAAATGTGTTGATGCTATTAAAAAATCAAAATGA
- a CDS encoding PTS fructose transporter subunit IIC: protein MKKFLNTAKGHLMTGISYALPMIIGASLVVAIPKMIALAMGITSLDPFAETAGIEHYLYQIEQVGWTGIGLINTVLAGFIAYSIADKPALGAGLIGGAIASKTNAGFLGAMIAGFVAGYVVAWCKNNVRVSEKYTGMLPLIVFPLFATMSVALVMGVILAGPLGAINTGLVEWIKNMIENDVNKVVLALIMGAMIGSDLGGPINKASWLAGNVLLAEGIYLPAIIVNVAICAVPMGYALASLFHKTKMSSELLDASRNNYVMGFIGITEGAIPFTMVSPLKLVPINMIGGAIASAIGIVLGMYDKMPPVGGVYGFFTVGNGWAYLVGLFAGATFIGFVAPILVNFKETASTEDISTDDIEISFE, encoded by the coding sequence ATGAAAAAATTTTTAAACACTGCCAAAGGTCATTTAATGACTGGTATTAGTTATGCTCTCCCAATGATTATTGGAGCTTCATTAGTCGTTGCAATTCCTAAAATGATTGCATTGGCTATGGGAATTACAAGTCTAGATCCATTTGCTGAGACCGCAGGGATTGAACATTATTTGTATCAAATTGAACAGGTTGGTTGGACTGGTATCGGTCTGATTAATACGGTACTTGCAGGTTTTATTGCTTACTCAATCGCAGATAAACCAGCACTCGGTGCAGGATTGATTGGAGGAGCAATTGCTTCGAAAACGAACGCAGGTTTTCTAGGAGCTATGATTGCAGGTTTTGTTGCAGGATATGTCGTAGCTTGGTGTAAGAATAATGTTAGAGTTTCAGAAAAATATACTGGAATGCTACCGTTAATTGTATTTCCACTATTTGCTACCATGTCTGTAGCTCTTGTAATGGGAGTTATTTTAGCAGGGCCATTGGGGGCTATCAATACCGGATTGGTCGAGTGGATCAAAAATATGATTGAAAATGATGTCAATAAAGTGGTACTTGCATTGATTATGGGAGCCATGATTGGTTCCGATTTAGGTGGACCAATTAATAAAGCATCTTGGCTAGCAGGTAATGTATTACTTGCAGAAGGAATTTATCTACCAGCCATCATTGTCAATGTAGCAATTTGTGCGGTACCGATGGGATATGCACTAGCTTCTCTTTTCCATAAAACTAAAATGAGTTCAGAGTTATTGGATGCCAGTCGGAATAATTATGTGATGGGCTTCATTGGAATTACAGAAGGAGCAATTCCGTTTACAATGGTGAGTCCTTTGAAATTAGTGCCAATTAATATGATTGGAGGAGCGATAGCATCTGCAATAGGAATCGTGTTAGGGATGTACGACAAGATGCCTCCTGTTGGTGGAGTCTACGGTTTCTTCACAGTTGGAAATGGATGGGCTTACCTAGTAGGATTATTTGCTGGTGCAACATTTATTGGATTTGTAGCACCAATCTTAGTAAACTTCAAAGAAACAGCTTCAACAGAAGATATCAGCACGGATGATATTGAAATTAGTTTTGAATAA